In the genome of Bdellovibrionales bacterium CG10_big_fil_rev_8_21_14_0_10_45_34, the window TTCAGTAATTTCACTTTCGAAGCCTTATGGACTATCCTGCATATGATATCGCCACAAGTTTGATGAACGCACAGACTCCCCAGTATCCCATAGCCAGCATTACTTAGTGCTAGTTTAGCTAGCGTTTTGTTATTTGTAGAATTCCTTCTTTTAGCGGCCAGATCTCGATGCCATCTACCAATTGCTGCCGCTCAGCCAGGCACAACACCATTGCTCTATGGGGTTTGTCATAAAACCCCGCAAAACTCTTTAGACCAGAAAGCTCCGACTGAGCCACTGCTCTCGCAGACTTTACTTCAATCGCGAATACTTTCGACTCTGTCTGAACTATAAAATCAACCTCTGCCCCTGCATCTGTTCTGTAGTGACTCACTCTTACCTGTCGATCTTGACCCTTAAACGAAGATAGTAACAACTGCAGAACCAAATTCTCTAAAAGCTTGCCTTTTCTGTCGTCAGAAACATTGAAGTTTCCGAGTGATCCGTTGAGAGCTCCCACATCAAAAAAGTAGAATCGCGGGTGCTGTATTATTCGGCGTCTGGTACTTTTAGCGAAAGCTTCGATTCGATTTAATATAAGTGTGTATTCAAGGATTTCAAAATATCGCTTTGCGGTTGTGCGCTCGATTTGAGCTTCTGATGAAAACTTCGCGATATCAAAAAGCTCAGCATTGCGTGAGGCAACTACAGAGAAAAAACGACTGAACCCTTCTAAGTTTCTTGTTAAAGCTTCTGCTTGCACCTCTTCTTGAAGATAGGTTACAGCATAGGTTCGAAGTACCTTTCGCCAAACTACATCTGAAGAGTCTAAATAGATCCCTGGCAGCAGCCCTCGTATCAGCGCTTTTTTTAAATCGAATTGGTCGCCCAGCTCCTCGATAGATAATGGCCTCATTTCATAGCTCACAATCCGCCCAGGAAGTAGGTTGGCGTTTCCGCGCTTTAGCTTTCGAGCACTAGAGCTTGTTAGATAAAAGCGAAGTTTAGGATTCTCATCAATTAACGATTGAACTGTATTCAGAAGCGAAGGCAGCCTTTGGACTTCGTCGATGAAAACACTTAGTCTCTCACCGCTTGCTACCCTTGAATGAACTTCACTTTCTAGAAGCCCTGGGTTCGATAGAAAGTCCAAATAGACTAGCTGCCTGGCCAGGTTGATCTCTAAATCTGGTTTCAGCTGCCTTATAAACGTTGATTTGCCAGTTTGACGCGGTCCAATAAGCAAAAACGACTTATCTATCTATTTGATTTCATTAGATATTTTTCTTTCTAGGAGCATGTGCTCATTTTACAATGTATTTTGAGCACATGTCAACGAAGCCTGCTTTTCAACTTGCGCTCAGATTTGCGGGAAAGGTAACTGAAAGAGGCACTCCGCCGCAAGTATGCTTAAGCGGGGCCGGTCTATTTCGCGAGCTCTTCTTTAAGCTGACCGTCCTCGAACATATCCATCATGATGTCGCTTCCGCCAACAAGCTCTTTGTTGTGATAAAGCTGCGGGAATGTTCGAAACTTAATACCGTATTCTTTCATTCCACTTCGCAGTTCTTCATCTTCAAGAATATTTACAGAAAAGAAGGGCACCTGAAGCTCGCCCAAAATAGCAACAGCTCGCTGTGAAAAACCACACTGCGGGAAGTCTGGAGTCCCCTTCATAAAGAGCACCGTCTTGTTTTCGGTCAAAATCTTCTCGATCCTATCGTTAATATTATTCATGGAAGTCTCTCCTAACAAATGAGTTTAAAGCCTTCTCGCAGACGCTTTAAGGCATATTTAACCTCAACCTTGGATTTGCGCAAGCTCCTCCTAACCCCGTTTCATTTAACGTCTCATTTTGAGACGTCAAATCCTCCGACAAAAAAAACCAACATCCAATTCACATACCGAAGGTCCGATAAACATCTGTGGGCCTATAGATCCGGCTTAGCTGTTAGTTTTAAGTTATTATTGGCAGCCTTTTTCAGTAGGTAAACTTATAAACGCTTTGCAGCTCCAAAGCCCACTTCGCACATGAGGAACGCTTGGGTAAAGTACTCTTGGTCGATGACGACCCTGAAATTCTAAAGATTGCAAGCCGGGTGCTTGAATTTGCTGACCACGAGGTTCACACGGTCAACAGTGCCCTCGGCGCGTTTAAAATTCTCAAAAAAGAGGATTTCGACGTCGTCGTGTCTGACGCCAATATGCCAGGCTACTCTGGTTTTGAGCTTGTGAAAGTTCTACGAGCTGACGCTAAAACTAAAGATCTGGGCATTGCCCTTTTAACCGCACGACGAGAAAAAGAAGATATCGAAAACGCATTAAAATCGGGCGTAGATGACTACATTTTAAAGCCACTCGATCCGCATCTCTTGGTAGGAAAAGTCGAAGCTCTTTTAAAAAAGAGAGCCAACCAGGACGACAATGAGATTTCGCTCTCATCGAGTGAATCCTTTTCTGAGGCTACCTTAGAGACTCCTTTAAATGTGATTTCAATTTCAGAAATTGGCTTTACGATTGAGGCTCCATTTGAACTGCGAGAGGGTGACTTTCCGAAACTCCAAGTGCCGCTCTTTAAAGAGCTCAAGTGGGTTTCTGCTAGGTACAAAGTTCTTGGATGCAGTAAATCCGCCACCACAAGTAAGTACAGAATACGTCTTGGTTTTGTGGGCGTTGATGATACACAGCTCCAGCGCCTCAGAGCCTGGATGAACAACTACCTACTCAACAAGAGAAAGAAAGTCGCCTCGTGAAAATTTTGTTAGCAGAAGACGACCCTAGCATTGGCATCGTTGCTAAACTCTCGTTAGAGAAGATTGGCGGGCACGTAGTCACTCTGGTAACCGACGGAGCGCAGGCCATCGTCAGGGGTCTCGAAGAGAATTTTGATCTTCTGCTTCTTGATAGCATGATGCCAAAAAAAGACGGGCTTACCGCCTGTC includes:
- the grxD gene encoding monothiol glutaredoxin, Grx4 family, which codes for MNNINDRIEKILTENKTVLFMKGTPDFPQCGFSQRAVAILGELQVPFFSVNILEDEELRSGMKEYGIKFRTFPQLYHNKELVGGSDIMMDMFEDGQLKEELAK